In Kitasatospora sp. NBC_00240, the following are encoded in one genomic region:
- a CDS encoding GMC family oxidoreductase — translation MSAPTAGRWDVIVVGAGFAGSLVARDLGARGWRVLVLEAGAGTPDDPGRERADALESFRTALAKVPNSPYPVSTAAPSPDILDLTGRPDGGFEADGYFVQRGPLPYASGYLRANGGTGLAWTGLAPRMHPEDFRAGDFGHGRNWPIGYQDLEPFYRAAERELGVAADADEQREAVGLPFPAGYRFPTRAIPRSHLDTVIAGALDGRQARDPAEQAPTTLRVVTTPHARNGRPHPERGPDDGPRPAAEGEVCRGHASCVPICPSGAKYTPLRTQARWSPSVSLVTRAVVSRLRIDGSGRVTGVEYLRHPADGGATGAAPCTAEADLVVLAAHAIENAKILLLSGAAAGSGQVGRNLMDHPVLLTWGLMPGQVGPYRGPGSTSGLEGFRFGPARARRAPFRIEIGNWGWTWALGPPDARVAELLRTGGPDGRGLFGPQLRRAAGDRIGREFAFQFELEQDADPANRITLDRAVRDPLGIPRPVLHYDLSDWVKRGIAAAKAVSDQLFALLGAEDRTSFAPGPGWPGRFEHEGRAYAYRAAGHGAGTHIMGDSPRTSVVDQWQRCWDHPNLYAVGCGSMPSVATSNPSLTMAALALRSAGRIHRDLLARHRPVPLRGPAELEGADRP, via the coding sequence ATGAGCGCGCCGACCGCCGGCCGGTGGGACGTGATCGTGGTCGGCGCCGGGTTCGCCGGCTCCCTGGTCGCCCGGGACCTGGGCGCCCGGGGCTGGCGCGTCCTGGTGCTGGAAGCCGGTGCGGGGACGCCCGACGACCCCGGCCGGGAGCGGGCCGACGCGCTGGAGAGCTTCCGTACGGCCCTCGCCAAGGTGCCCAACTCGCCCTACCCGGTGAGCACCGCCGCACCCTCGCCGGACATCCTCGACCTCACCGGCCGCCCGGACGGCGGCTTCGAGGCGGACGGCTACTTCGTGCAGCGCGGCCCGCTGCCCTACGCCAGCGGATACCTGAGGGCCAACGGCGGCACCGGGCTGGCCTGGACGGGCCTGGCACCGCGCATGCACCCCGAGGACTTCCGCGCCGGCGACTTCGGCCACGGCCGCAACTGGCCGATCGGGTACCAGGACCTGGAGCCGTTCTACCGCGCCGCCGAACGCGAGCTGGGGGTGGCCGCCGACGCCGACGAGCAGCGCGAGGCCGTCGGCCTGCCCTTCCCGGCGGGCTACCGGTTCCCGACCCGGGCGATCCCGCGCAGCCACCTGGACACGGTGATCGCCGGCGCGCTCGACGGCCGCCAGGCGCGTGACCCGGCCGAGCAGGCGCCGACCACTCTGCGGGTCGTCACCACCCCGCACGCCAGGAACGGCCGCCCGCACCCGGAGCGCGGCCCGGACGACGGGCCGCGGCCCGCCGCCGAGGGCGAGGTGTGCCGCGGGCACGCCAGCTGCGTGCCGATCTGCCCGTCCGGCGCCAAGTACACCCCGCTGCGCACCCAGGCCCGATGGAGCCCCTCCGTCAGCCTGGTCACCCGGGCCGTGGTCAGCCGCCTTCGGATCGACGGGAGCGGCCGCGTCACCGGTGTCGAGTACCTGCGCCACCCGGCGGACGGCGGCGCGACGGGAGCCGCCCCCTGCACGGCCGAGGCCGACCTGGTGGTGCTGGCCGCGCACGCGATCGAGAACGCCAAAATCCTGCTGCTCTCCGGGGCAGCGGCGGGCAGCGGCCAGGTAGGCCGCAACCTGATGGACCATCCGGTGCTGCTCACCTGGGGGCTGATGCCGGGGCAGGTCGGACCCTACCGGGGCCCGGGCTCGACGTCGGGGCTGGAGGGATTCCGCTTCGGCCCGGCCCGGGCCCGCCGGGCGCCGTTCCGGATCGAGATCGGGAACTGGGGGTGGACCTGGGCGCTCGGCCCGCCGGACGCGCGCGTGGCCGAACTCCTGCGCACCGGCGGGCCGGACGGGCGCGGTCTGTTCGGCCCGCAGCTGCGGCGGGCGGCCGGCGACCGGATCGGCCGCGAGTTCGCCTTCCAGTTCGAGCTGGAACAGGACGCCGACCCGGCGAACCGGATCACCCTCGACCGGGCCGTCCGTGACCCGCTGGGAATTCCGCGCCCGGTGCTGCACTACGACCTCTCGGACTGGGTCAAGCGGGGGATCGCCGCCGCCAAGGCGGTCTCCGACCAGCTCTTCGCGCTGCTCGGGGCCGAGGACCGGACCAGCTTCGCGCCCGGGCCGGGGTGGCCCGGTCGGTTCGAGCACGAGGGCCGGGCCTACGCCTACCGGGCGGCCGGCCACGGCGCGGGGACCCACATCATGGGCGACTCCCCGCGGACCTCGGTGGTCGACCAGTGGCAGCGCTGCTGGGACCACCCCAACCTGTACGCCGTCGGCTGCGGCAGCATGCCGAGCGTCGCCACCTCCAACCCCTCGCTGACCATGGCGGCCCTCGCCCTGCGCAGCGCCGGGCGAATCCACCGGGACCTGCTGGCCCGTCACCGGCCGGTGCCGCTCCGGGGCCCCGCCGAACTCGAAGGAGCCGACCGCCCGTGA
- a CDS encoding fumarylacetoacetate hydrolase family protein gives MKLLRIGAPGEEIPAVLDDNGATFALTGLTADIDGAFLASGGIERVGRALAEGGLPTIDTAGRRTGAPVARPGKVVCIGLNYRDHAQETGAAVPERPVVFMKDPSTVVGPYDRVLIPRGSVKTDWEVELAVVIGREARYLASPAEAAGHVAGYAISNDVSEREFQLEYSAQWDLGKSCETFNPLGPWLVTPDEAGDVQSLGLHLTVNGVRRQDGDTKNMIFDVPYLIWYLSQYMVLNPGDVINTGTPAGVALGLPGTPYLRAGDTVELSVDGLGTQRQTFTDA, from the coding sequence ATGAAGCTACTGCGCATCGGGGCACCCGGAGAAGAGATTCCGGCAGTCCTCGACGACAACGGCGCCACCTTCGCTCTCACCGGCCTCACCGCCGACATCGACGGAGCGTTCCTTGCCTCCGGGGGGATCGAGCGAGTCGGGCGGGCCCTGGCCGAGGGGGGCCTGCCGACCATCGACACGGCCGGTCGGCGGACCGGCGCGCCCGTCGCCCGCCCGGGCAAGGTGGTGTGCATCGGCCTCAACTACCGTGACCACGCGCAGGAGACCGGGGCCGCCGTTCCCGAGCGGCCGGTGGTGTTCATGAAGGACCCGTCCACCGTGGTCGGCCCCTACGACCGGGTGCTGATCCCGCGCGGCTCGGTGAAGACGGACTGGGAGGTGGAGCTCGCCGTCGTGATCGGCCGCGAGGCCCGTTACCTGGCGAGCCCGGCCGAAGCCGCCGGCCACGTCGCCGGTTACGCGATCAGCAACGACGTCTCGGAGCGCGAGTTCCAACTCGAGTACTCGGCCCAGTGGGACCTGGGCAAGTCCTGCGAGACCTTCAACCCGCTCGGACCCTGGCTGGTGACCCCGGACGAAGCCGGTGACGTGCAGTCGCTGGGCCTGCACCTGACCGTCAACGGCGTCCGGCGCCAGGACGGCGACACCAAGAACATGATCTTCGATGTGCCGTACCTGATCTGGTACCTCAGCCAGTACATGGTGCTCAACCCCGGCGACGTCATCAACACCGGAACCCCGGCCGGCGTGGCCCTGGGGCTGCCCGGCACCCCCTACCTGCGCGCGGGCGACACCGTCGAGCTGTCCGTCGACGGCCTCGGCACCCAGCGCCAGACCTTCACAGACGCGTGA
- a CDS encoding ABC transporter permease yields the protein MSPTTDVRPHSATAVRVPAGRRFQLARFRDLSLVPVLLVLCVIGFAVSPAFLTSDNLLGVGQQATELSLLVLAEALILIAGRMDLSLESTIGVAPVIAVWLVLPDHGARFNGLGLLPSWTAVPLCLLVGAAIGAVNGFLILKLRLNGFIVTLGALTLLRGLQVAISQGQSIVNLPGSFTYLGRSTWLGAPAAIWVCALLFLAGGSALAWLRHGRALYAIGGNSEAARAAGIRVDRITWIVLILGGLLAAFAGVLYTGHYGSISADQGNGWIFQVFAATVIGGVSLNGGRGTLFGALTGVLTLQLVVNVMTLAGVPPLWNQFLNGAIIIVALVISRFASGEKQE from the coding sequence ATGTCTCCCACCACTGACGTCCGCCCGCACTCGGCCACCGCCGTCCGCGTGCCCGCCGGGCGGCGCTTCCAGCTCGCCCGCTTCCGCGACCTGTCGCTCGTCCCGGTTCTGCTCGTCCTGTGCGTCATCGGCTTCGCCGTCTCGCCCGCCTTCCTCACCTCCGACAACCTCCTGGGCGTCGGCCAGCAGGCCACCGAACTGAGCCTGCTGGTGCTGGCCGAGGCGCTGATCCTGATCGCCGGCCGGATGGACCTTTCGCTGGAGTCCACGATCGGCGTCGCCCCGGTCATCGCCGTCTGGCTGGTCCTGCCCGACCACGGCGCGCGCTTCAACGGCCTCGGACTCCTCCCCTCCTGGACGGCCGTCCCGCTGTGCCTTCTGGTCGGCGCGGCCATCGGCGCGGTCAACGGCTTCCTCATCCTCAAGCTGCGCCTGAACGGCTTCATCGTCACCCTCGGCGCGCTCACCCTGCTCCGTGGCCTCCAGGTCGCCATCTCCCAAGGCCAGTCGATCGTCAACCTGCCCGGCTCCTTCACCTATCTCGGCCGGAGCACCTGGCTCGGCGCCCCCGCCGCGATCTGGGTCTGCGCCCTGCTCTTCCTCGCGGGCGGCAGCGCCCTCGCCTGGCTGCGCCACGGCCGCGCCCTCTACGCGATCGGCGGCAACTCCGAGGCCGCCCGCGCCGCCGGCATCCGGGTCGACCGGATCACCTGGATCGTCCTGATCCTCGGCGGCCTGCTGGCCGCCTTCGCCGGTGTCCTCTACACCGGTCACTACGGCTCCATCTCCGCCGACCAGGGCAACGGCTGGATCTTCCAGGTCTTCGCCGCCACCGTCATCGGCGGCGTCAGCCTCAACGGCGGCCGCGGCACCCTCTTCGGCGCCCTCACCGGCGTTCTCACCCTCCAGCTCGTGGTCAACGTCATGACCCTGGCGGGCGTTCCGCCGCTGTGGAACCAGTTCCTCAACGGCGCGATCATCATCGTCGCGCTGGTCATCTCCCGCTTCGCCTCAGGCGAGAAGCAGGAGTAG
- a CDS encoding SDR family oxidoreductase: protein MTTDLDGLTALVTGGASGIGLATAHLLSERGADVAVLDLDPGGVRLPLRGFTADVSDDHSVRAAVSAAAGALGGIDILVNNAGIGAAGTVEDNPDEQWHRVLDVNVLGIVRTTRAALPHLRRSAAASVVNTCSIAATAGLPERALYSASKGAVLSLTLAMAADHVREGIRVNCVNPGTVDTPWVSRLLDAADDPSAERAALSGRQPTGRLVTSDEVAAAIAYLASPAAGSTTGTALAVDGGMAGLRLRPEVKR from the coding sequence ATGACGACCGACCTCGACGGGCTCACCGCCCTGGTCACCGGCGGCGCCTCCGGCATCGGCCTGGCCACCGCGCACCTGCTCAGTGAGCGCGGAGCGGACGTCGCCGTCCTCGACCTCGACCCGGGCGGCGTCCGCCTCCCGCTGCGCGGCTTCACCGCCGACGTCTCCGACGACCACTCCGTGCGCGCGGCCGTCTCCGCGGCGGCCGGCGCACTCGGCGGGATCGACATCCTGGTCAACAACGCCGGCATCGGCGCCGCCGGGACGGTGGAGGACAACCCGGACGAGCAGTGGCACCGGGTCCTGGACGTCAACGTGCTCGGCATCGTCCGCACCACCCGCGCCGCCCTTCCCCATCTGCGCCGCTCGGCCGCCGCCTCCGTGGTCAACACCTGCTCCATCGCCGCCACCGCGGGGCTTCCCGAACGCGCGCTGTACTCGGCGAGCAAGGGCGCCGTCCTCTCCCTCACCCTGGCGATGGCCGCCGACCACGTCCGCGAGGGCATCCGGGTCAACTGCGTCAACCCCGGCACCGTCGACACCCCCTGGGTCTCACGGCTGCTGGACGCAGCCGACGACCCGTCCGCCGAGCGGGCCGCCCTGAGCGGCCGCCAGCCGACCGGCCGGCTGGTGACCTCCGACGAGGTGGCCGCCGCGATCGCCTACCTCGCCTCCCCGGCGGCCGGCAGCACCACCGGCACCGCCCTGGCGGTCGACGGCGGCATGGCGGGCCTGCGCCTGCGCCCGGAGGTGAAGCGGTGA
- a CDS encoding L-fuconate dehydratase codes for MSATTARITAVDTYDVRFPTSRELDGSDAMNPDPDYSAAYVILRTSADGHEGHGFTFTIGRGNDVQVAAVDALRPHIVGRPVADLCADPGALYRDLIGDSQLRWLGPEKGVMHMAIGAVVNAVWDLAAKRADKPLWQLLADADPAWLVSQIDFRYISDALTPDEALELLRKGKQGAADRAAGLLRRGYPAYTTSPGWLGYSDEKLTRLAEQAVADGFTQIKLKVGADLADDIRRCRAAREAVGPDIRMAIDANQRWNVAEAIEWTNALAEFDPYWIEEPTSPDDILGHAAVRRGVHPIKVATGEHVQNRIVFKQLLQAGAIDVLQLDSARVAGVNENLAILLLAAKFGVPVCPHAGGVGLCELVQHLSMFDYIAVSGTVEDRVIEYVDHLHQHFLDPVVINGGHYRAPTMPGFSATMHQATIDTYTYPGGAFWAADLAGADAEERA; via the coding sequence TTGTCCGCAACCACCGCGCGGATCACCGCCGTCGACACCTACGACGTCCGCTTCCCCACCTCACGGGAGCTGGACGGGTCCGACGCGATGAATCCCGACCCCGACTACTCCGCCGCCTACGTCATCCTGCGCACCTCGGCGGACGGCCACGAGGGCCACGGCTTCACCTTCACCATCGGCCGCGGCAACGACGTCCAGGTCGCCGCCGTCGACGCCCTGCGCCCGCACATCGTCGGACGTCCCGTCGCCGACCTGTGCGCCGACCCCGGCGCGCTGTACCGCGACCTGATCGGCGACAGCCAGCTGCGCTGGCTCGGCCCCGAGAAGGGCGTGATGCACATGGCCATCGGCGCCGTCGTCAACGCCGTCTGGGACCTGGCCGCCAAGCGTGCGGACAAGCCGCTGTGGCAGCTGCTGGCCGACGCGGACCCCGCCTGGCTCGTCTCCCAGATCGACTTCCGCTACATCTCCGACGCCCTCACCCCCGACGAGGCGCTGGAACTGCTGCGCAAGGGCAAGCAGGGTGCGGCCGACCGCGCGGCAGGCCTGCTGCGCCGCGGCTACCCCGCCTACACCACCTCGCCCGGCTGGCTCGGCTACAGCGACGAGAAGCTCACCCGCCTCGCCGAGCAGGCCGTCGCCGACGGCTTCACCCAGATCAAGCTGAAGGTCGGCGCCGACCTGGCGGACGACATCCGCCGCTGCCGCGCCGCCCGCGAAGCCGTCGGCCCGGACATCCGGATGGCCATCGACGCCAACCAGCGCTGGAACGTCGCCGAGGCGATCGAATGGACCAACGCGCTCGCCGAGTTCGACCCGTACTGGATCGAGGAGCCCACCAGCCCCGACGACATCCTCGGCCACGCCGCCGTCCGACGCGGCGTCCACCCCATCAAGGTCGCCACCGGCGAGCACGTGCAGAACCGGATCGTCTTCAAGCAACTGCTCCAGGCCGGCGCCATCGACGTCCTCCAGCTCGACTCGGCCCGTGTGGCCGGCGTCAACGAGAATCTCGCCATCCTGCTGCTGGCCGCCAAGTTCGGCGTCCCGGTCTGCCCGCACGCGGGTGGCGTGGGCCTGTGCGAGCTGGTCCAGCACCTGTCGATGTTCGACTACATCGCCGTGTCCGGCACGGTCGAGGACCGCGTCATCGAGTACGTCGACCACCTCCACCAGCACTTCCTCGACCCGGTGGTGATCAACGGTGGCCACTACCGGGCGCCCACCATGCCCGGATTCTCCGCCACCATGCACCAGGCCACCATCGACACGTACACCTACCCCGGCGGAGCGTTCTGGGCGGCCGACCTGGCCGGTGCGGACGCGGAGGAGCGCGCATGA
- a CDS encoding aldo/keto reductase — protein sequence MPRHALGHSAVRVSELAFGAAGIGNLFAPVSDPQAEQAVAAAWESGVRYFDTAPHYGLGLSERRLGAALRGLPRDEYVLSTKVGRLLEPADLGGGDDLASGFAVPATHRRVWDFSAEGVRRSIEDSLGRLGLDRIDIAYLHDPDEHAGQALDQAYPELERLRAEGVLGAIGVGMNQAELPARFIRETDIDAVLLAGRYSLLDQRGLDELLPLAERHDVGVVIGGVFNSGLLADPHPGATFDYRAAPSDLLARALDLKTVCEQHGVPLRAAALRFPFGHPAVASVLVGTRSAAEARDAAAMLRRPVPATLWSVLKERGLLPTAVPTPREAD from the coding sequence CTGCCACGGCACGCGCTCGGACACAGTGCGGTCCGGGTCAGCGAGCTCGCCTTCGGCGCCGCCGGCATCGGCAACCTGTTCGCCCCGGTGAGCGACCCCCAGGCCGAGCAGGCCGTCGCCGCCGCCTGGGAGTCGGGCGTCCGGTACTTCGACACCGCCCCGCACTACGGGCTCGGCCTGTCCGAGCGCAGGCTCGGCGCAGCTCTGCGGGGCCTGCCGAGGGACGAGTACGTTCTGTCCACCAAGGTCGGCCGGCTGCTGGAGCCGGCCGACCTTGGCGGCGGGGACGACCTTGCCAGCGGCTTCGCCGTGCCCGCCACCCACCGCCGCGTCTGGGACTTCAGCGCCGAAGGAGTCCGCCGCTCCATCGAGGACAGCCTCGGTCGGCTCGGCCTCGACCGGATCGACATCGCCTACCTGCACGACCCCGACGAACACGCCGGCCAGGCCCTCGACCAGGCTTATCCGGAGCTGGAACGCCTGCGCGCCGAAGGCGTGCTCGGCGCGATCGGGGTCGGCATGAACCAGGCCGAACTCCCCGCCCGGTTCATCCGCGAGACCGACATCGACGCCGTGCTGCTGGCCGGCCGCTACAGCCTGCTCGACCAGCGCGGCCTCGACGAACTCCTGCCCCTCGCCGAGCGTCACGACGTCGGTGTCGTCATCGGCGGCGTCTTCAACTCCGGCCTGCTCGCCGACCCGCACCCGGGCGCCACCTTCGACTACCGCGCCGCGCCCAGCGACCTGCTGGCACGGGCGCTCGACCTCAAGACCGTCTGCGAACAGCACGGCGTTCCGCTGCGCGCCGCCGCCCTGCGCTTCCCGTTCGGACACCCGGCGGTGGCGAGCGTCCTGGTCGGCACCCGCAGCGCCGCCGAGGCCCGGGACGCCGCCGCGATGCTGCGGCGCCCCGTCCCGGCCACCCTGTGGAGCGTGCTCAAGGAACGCGGACTGCTGCCCACCGCCGTGCCGACCCCCCGGGAGGCGGACTGA
- a CDS encoding sugar ABC transporter ATP-binding protein: MADPTPVRGPVVEADGISKRFGATVALSDARISVAPGESHALVGRNGAGKSTLVSILTGLQNPDTGTLRFSGEPAPAPGDTDAWRSKVACVYQRSTIIPALTVAENLFLDRQSAGALRPISWKHLRLRATGLLAEYGVDVDPAARAGDLTVEQRQFVEIARALSFGARFIILDEPTARLDARGIEKLFDKLRSLQRQGVAFLFISHHLREVYDLCATVTVYRDARHIVTAPVADLDQQALVEAMTGESTRGGEPAWSVTGRALSDGKPLLEVAGLSLAGAYQDVALTARPGEVVGLAGAAASGNVELGETIAGLHRPQGGTITVNGRPVRTGKVPAALAAGIGFVPEDRHIQGLVPQRSVAENATLTVTDQLGPFGTVLPSRTRAFAQRMIAELDIKTPGPTAPVSALSGGNQQKVVIARALATEPHVLVAIRPTNGVDVKSKESLLGTVRAVADAGKSALIVSDELDDLRVCDRVLAMFHGRVVAEFAHNWSDEQLVSAMEGMSGPADSKESHVSHH, encoded by the coding sequence ATGGCGGACCCCACCCCCGTCCGGGGCCCCGTCGTCGAGGCCGACGGGATCAGCAAGCGCTTCGGCGCCACCGTCGCCCTCAGCGACGCCCGTATCTCCGTGGCCCCCGGCGAATCGCACGCCCTGGTCGGCCGCAACGGCGCGGGCAAGTCCACCCTCGTCTCGATCCTCACCGGCCTGCAGAACCCCGACACGGGAACCCTGCGCTTCAGCGGCGAGCCCGCTCCGGCCCCCGGCGACACCGACGCCTGGCGCTCCAAGGTCGCCTGCGTCTACCAGCGCTCCACCATCATCCCGGCACTGACCGTCGCCGAGAATCTCTTCCTCGACCGGCAGAGCGCCGGCGCGCTGCGCCCGATCAGCTGGAAGCACCTGCGACTGCGCGCCACCGGGCTGCTCGCCGAGTACGGCGTGGACGTCGACCCGGCCGCGCGCGCCGGGGATCTGACGGTGGAGCAGCGGCAGTTCGTGGAGATCGCCCGGGCCCTGTCCTTCGGCGCCCGCTTCATCATCCTGGACGAGCCCACCGCCAGGCTGGACGCGCGCGGCATCGAGAAGCTCTTCGACAAGCTGCGCTCGCTCCAGCGGCAGGGCGTCGCGTTCCTGTTCATCTCCCACCACCTGCGTGAGGTCTACGACCTCTGCGCCACCGTCACGGTCTACCGCGACGCCCGGCACATCGTCACCGCCCCTGTCGCCGACCTCGACCAGCAGGCCCTGGTGGAGGCGATGACCGGCGAGAGCACCCGCGGCGGCGAACCCGCCTGGTCGGTGACCGGCCGGGCACTGTCCGACGGCAAGCCGCTGCTGGAGGTCGCCGGGCTCAGCCTGGCCGGCGCCTACCAGGACGTCGCGCTCACCGCGCGCCCCGGCGAGGTCGTCGGCCTGGCCGGAGCCGCCGCCAGTGGCAACGTCGAGCTCGGCGAGACCATCGCCGGCCTGCACCGCCCCCAGGGCGGCACGATCACCGTCAACGGCCGCCCGGTGCGCACCGGCAAAGTCCCCGCCGCCCTCGCCGCAGGCATCGGCTTCGTCCCCGAGGACCGCCACATCCAGGGCCTCGTCCCGCAGCGCAGCGTCGCCGAGAACGCCACCCTGACCGTGACCGACCAGCTCGGTCCGTTCGGCACGGTGCTGCCCTCGCGCACCCGGGCCTTCGCCCAGCGGATGATCGCCGAACTCGACATCAAGACGCCCGGGCCCACCGCCCCGGTGTCCGCCCTGTCCGGCGGCAACCAGCAGAAGGTCGTCATCGCCCGGGCCCTGGCCACCGAACCGCACGTCCTGGTCGCCATCCGGCCCACCAACGGCGTCGACGTCAAGTCGAAGGAATCCCTGCTCGGCACCGTCCGCGCGGTTGCCGACGCCGGGAAGAGCGCCCTGATCGTGTCCGACGAACTCGACGACCTGCGGGTCTGCGACCGCGTCCTGGCCATGTTCCACGGCCGCGTCGTCGCCGAGTTCGCCCACAACTGGAGCGACGAACAACTGGTCTCAGCCATGGAGGGCATGTCCGGCCCGGCCGACTCGAAGGAAAGCCATGTCTCCCACCACTGA
- a CDS encoding FadR/GntR family transcriptional regulator translates to MAVTDEAIEKIKEMIVSGVLQPGARLPNEADLADQLGLSRNSLREAVRALTAMRILVPKQGDGTYVSGLEPHLLLEAMAFAADVSHGHTARQLLQVRRLLEPQATALAAGLLTDADLQALRAVLDRSASAAGIEEFIELDIEFHRTIADAVGNPVLSTLLSILSTHTQRLRIVRGTIPQTSAGGAPTAPARELAHREHEAIWRALVSRDAGLAASASTVHVAAVEDWLAAGTDSLGLCVIA, encoded by the coding sequence ATGGCGGTGACCGACGAAGCCATCGAGAAGATCAAGGAAATGATCGTCTCCGGCGTCCTGCAACCCGGTGCCCGCCTCCCCAACGAGGCCGACCTCGCCGACCAGCTCGGCCTGTCCCGCAACTCCCTGCGCGAGGCCGTCCGCGCACTCACCGCGATGCGCATCCTGGTCCCCAAGCAAGGCGACGGCACTTACGTCTCCGGTCTGGAGCCGCACCTCCTCCTGGAAGCCATGGCGTTCGCCGCCGATGTCTCGCACGGTCACACCGCCCGCCAACTCCTCCAGGTACGACGCCTCCTGGAACCCCAGGCCACCGCACTCGCTGCGGGCCTGCTCACCGACGCCGACCTCCAGGCGCTGCGGGCCGTCCTCGACCGCAGCGCCTCGGCCGCCGGCATCGAGGAGTTCATCGAGCTGGACATCGAGTTCCACCGCACCATCGCCGACGCCGTCGGCAACCCCGTGCTGTCCACCCTGCTGAGTATTCTCTCCACCCACACCCAGCGTCTGCGCATCGTCCGTGGCACCATTCCCCAGACTTCGGCCGGCGGCGCCCCCACCGCCCCCGCCCGCGAACTGGCCCACCGCGAACACGAGGCCATCTGGCGGGCCCTGGTCAGCCGCGACGCCGGGCTCGCCGCCAGCGCCAGCACCGTGCACGTCGCCGCCGTCGAGGACTGGCTGGCCGCCGGCACCGACTCCCTGGGGCTCTGCGTCATCGCCTGA
- a CDS encoding sugar ABC transporter substrate-binding protein → MKLRSSRIAATAAAVVVLAGFATACNRGSDSNSSASGGKPAIGVDLPRADSDFWNSYAQYIKQDASAQSLNTLPVSNSQNDVTKLVANAQVFQNTGAKAVVMAPQDTGAIASTLDQLSARKIPVVSVDTRPDKGDVYMVVRADNKAYGTKACEFLGGRLGGKGKVAELQGALSSINGRDRSEAFAACMKEKFPGVQVIELATDWKGDVASAKLQSTLAANPDLGGVYMQAGGVFLQPTLALLEQKGMLKPAGQPGHIAIISNDGIPQEFDAIRKGDIDATVSQPADLYAKYALFYAQAGAAGKTFQPGPTDHDSVIIQLPNGLEDQLPAPLVTKDNVDDKTLWGNNISK, encoded by the coding sequence ATGAAGCTTCGCTCCTCCAGAATCGCGGCCACCGCCGCCGCCGTGGTCGTCCTGGCGGGGTTCGCCACGGCCTGCAACCGCGGCAGCGACTCGAACTCGTCCGCTTCCGGCGGCAAGCCGGCGATCGGCGTCGACCTGCCGCGTGCGGACTCCGACTTCTGGAACTCCTACGCCCAGTACATCAAGCAGGACGCCTCCGCCCAGAGCCTGAACACCCTGCCGGTGAGCAACTCGCAGAACGACGTCACCAAGCTGGTGGCCAACGCCCAGGTCTTCCAGAACACCGGCGCCAAGGCCGTCGTCATGGCCCCGCAGGACACCGGCGCGATCGCCTCCACCCTTGACCAGCTGTCCGCCAGGAAGATCCCGGTCGTCAGCGTCGACACCCGCCCCGACAAGGGCGACGTCTACATGGTGGTGCGCGCCGACAACAAGGCGTACGGCACCAAGGCCTGCGAGTTCCTGGGCGGCCGGCTCGGCGGCAAGGGCAAGGTCGCCGAGCTCCAGGGCGCGCTCAGCTCCATCAACGGACGCGACCGCTCGGAGGCCTTCGCCGCCTGCATGAAGGAGAAGTTCCCCGGTGTCCAGGTGATCGAACTGGCCACCGACTGGAAGGGCGACGTCGCCTCCGCCAAGCTCCAGTCCACCCTGGCCGCCAACCCGGATCTCGGCGGCGTCTACATGCAGGCCGGCGGCGTCTTCCTGCAGCCGACCCTCGCCCTGCTCGAGCAGAAGGGCATGCTGAAGCCCGCCGGCCAGCCCGGACACATCGCCATCATCTCCAACGACGGCATCCCGCAGGAGTTCGACGCGATCCGCAAGGGCGACATCGACGCCACCGTCTCCCAGCCCGCCGACCTGTACGCCAAGTACGCCCTCTTCTACGCGCAGGCCGGCGCAGCGGGGAAGACCTTCCAGCCCGGCCCCACCGACCACGACTCCGTCATCATCCAGCTGCCCAACGGCCTGGAGGACCAGCTCCCCGCGCCCCTGGTCACCAAGGACAACGTCGACGACAAGACCCTCTGGGGCAACAACATCAGCAAGTGA